atatcacctctgatcatgttccatatgatgtctcgtgagtagttcgtttagttcttgaggacatgggtgaagtctaaatgttagtagtgaactatgattgagtaatattcaatggtgtgatatttaagttgtggtgttattcttctagtggtgtcatgtgaacgtcgactacatgacacttcaccatttatgggcctaggggaatgcatcttgtattcgtttgctaattgcggggttgccggagtgacagaaacctaaacccccgttggtatatcgatgcaggagggatcgcaggatctcagagtttaaggctgtggttagatttattcttaattactttcttgtagttgcggatgtttgcaaggggtataatcacaagtatgtattagtcctaggaagggcggtacattagcataggttcacccacacaacacttatcataacaatgaagattatttagccgtatgtagcgaaagcactagactaaaatcccgtgtgtcctcgagaacgtttggtcatcataagtaaacaaaccggcttgtcctttgtgctaaaaaggattgggccactcgctgcaattgttactctcgcactttacttactcgtactttattcaactgttacatcaaaaccccctgaatacttgtctgtgagcatttacagtgaatccttcatcgaaactgcttgtcaacaccttctgctcctcgttgggatcgacattcttacttatcgaagatactacgatacaccccctatacttgtgggtcatcaggcatccccaagcttagacgcttgagttttcttgaaatatgcaggggtgaaccaccggggcatccccaagcttagagctttcactctccttgatcatattgtatcatcctcctctcttgatccttgaaaacttcctccacaccaaactcaaaataactcattagagggttagtgcataatcaaaattcacatgttcagaggtgacataatcattctttacacttctggacattgcacaaagctactgaaagttaatggaatagaaaaatccatcaagcatagcaaaacaggcaatgcgaaataaaaggcagaatctgtcaaaacagaacagttcgtaaagatgaatttctaagaggcaccagacttgctcaaatgaaaattctcaaattgaatgaaagttgcgtacatatctgaggatcactcacgtaaatttgcataattttctgagttacgtacagagaattaggcccaaattcgtgacagcaaagaaatctgtttctgcgcagtaatccaaatctagtatgaaccttactatcaaagactttacttggcacaacaatgcaacaaaattaagataaggagaggatgctacagtagtaacaacttccaagactcaaatataaaataaaagtgcagtagtaaaatcatgggttgtctcccataagcgcttttctttaacgcctttcagctaggcgcagaaagtgtgtatcatgtattatcaagagatgaagcatcaacatcataatttgttctaatgatagaatcaaaaggtaacttcattctctttctagggaagtgttccatacctttcttgagaggaaattgatatttaatattaccttccttcatatcaatgatagcaccaacagttcgaagaaaaggtcttcccaatatattgggacaagatgcattgcattcaatatccaagacaacaaaatcaacggggactaggttattgttaacggtaatgcgaacattatcaactctccccaaagatttctttgtagaattatcatcaagattaacatccaaataacaatttttcaatggtggcaagtcaagcatattatagatttttctaggcataacggaaatacttgcaccaagatcacataaagcattacaatcaaagtcattgaccttcatcttaatgatgggctcccaaccatcctctaacttcctaggaatagaagtttcacgatttaatttctcttctctagcttttatgagagcatttgtaatatgttttttgaaagccaaatttatagcactagcattaggactcttagcaagtttttgtaagaactttataacttcagagatgtggcaatcatcaaaatctaaaccattataatctaaagcaatgggatcattgtccccaatgttggaaaaaatttcagcagttttatcacagcgatttcaaacagttttagcagtttcaggctgtttttcacgctttgcattagaagtggaaacattgccaacaccaattattttaccattaatagtaggaggtgcagcaacatgtgaagcattagcattgctagtggtggtaatagtccaaactttagctatattatcttctttagcattttcttctttctcccacctagcacgcaattcggccatcaatcttatattctcattaattctaacttggatggcatttgctgtagtaacaattttataattattattttcattaggcataactttcgatttcaaaagatcaacatcagcagcaagactatcgactttagaagcaagtatatcaattttcccaagcttttcttcaacagatttgttaaaagcagtttgtgtactaataaattctttaagcatggcttcaagtccagggggtgtgttcctattattgttgtaagaatttccataagaattaccataaccgttaccattattataaggttatggcctatagttgttactagaattgttccggtaagcattgttattgaaattattatttttaatgaagttcacatcaacatgttcttcttgagcaaccaatgaagctaacggaacattattaggatcaacattagtcctaccattcacaagcatagacataatagcatcaatcttatcactcaaggaagaggttttttcgacagaatttaccttcttaccttgtggagctctttccgtatgccattcagagtaattaatcatcatattatcaagaagctttgttgcgtcgcctagagtgatggacataaaggtacctccagcagctgaatccaataggtttcgcgaagaaaaattcagtcctgcataaaaggtttggatgatcatccaagtagtcagtccatggattgggcaatttttaaccaaagatttcattctttcccatgcttgggcaacatgctcattatccaattttttaaaattcattatgctacttctcaaagatataattttagcagggggataatatctaccaataaaagcatccttgcatttagttcatgaatcaatactattcttaggcagagatagcaaccaatctttagctcttcctcttaatgagaaagaaaacaattttaattttataatgtcaccatctacatccttatacttttgcatttcacatagttcaacaaaattatttagatgtgcagcagcatcatcagaactatcaccagaaaattgctctctcataacaagattcagtaaagcaggtttaatttcaaagaattctgctgtagtagcaggtggagcaataggtgtgcataagaaatcattattatttgtggttgtgaagtcacacaacttagtattttcaggagtacccattttagcaatagtaaataaagcaaactagataaagtaaatgcaagtaactaatttttttttgtgtttttaatatagcaaacaagatagcaaataaagtaaagctagcaactaatttttttgtgttttgatataatacagcaaacaaagtagtaaataaaataaagcaagacaaaaacaaagtaaagagattggaagtggagactccccttgcagcgtgtcttgatctccccggcaacggcgccagaaatttagcttgacacgcgtacatcacacgaccgttgggaaccccaagtggaaggtgtgatgcgtacagcagtaagtttccctcagtaagaaaccaaggtttatcgaaccagtaggagtcaagaagcacgttgaaggttgatggcggggaagtgtagtgcggcgcaacaccagggattccggagccaacgtggaacctgcacaacacaaccaaattactttgccccaacgtgacagtgaggttgtcaatctcaccggcttgctgtagcaaaggattagatgtatagtgtgaatgatgattgtttgcagaaaacagtagaacgagtattgcagtagattgtatttgatgtaaaagaatggatcggggtccacagttcactagtggtgtctctcccataagaataagcatgttgggtgaacaaattacagttgggcaattgacaaataaagagggcatgaccatgcacatacatgttatgatgagtattgtgagatttaattgggcattatgacaaagtacatagaccgctatccagcatgcatctatgcctaaaaagtccaccttcagcttatcatccgaaccccctccagtattaagttgtaaacaacagacaattgcattaagtatggtgcgtaatgtaatcaacacgtacatccttagacataacatcgatgttttatccctagtggcaacagcacatccacaaccttagaactttctgtcactgtcccagatttaatggaggcatgaacccactatcgagcataaatactccctcttggagttacaagcaaaaacttggccagagcctctactagcaacggagagcatgcaagatcataaacaacacatagataatagattgataatcaacataacatagcattcactattcatcggatcccaacaaacacaacatgtagcattacagatagatgatcttgatcatgttaggcagctcacaagatccaacaatgaagcacaattaggagaagacgaccatctagctactgctatggacccatagtccaggggtgaactactcacacatcactccggaggcgaccatggcggtgaagagtcctccgggagatgattcccctctccggcagggtgccggaggcgatctcctgaatcccccgagatgggattggcggcggcggcgtctctggaaggttttccgtatcgtggctctcggtactggagttattatcgacgaaggcttaagtaggcggaggagataggtcagggggcgccacgagggccccacacaacaggccggcgcggccagggcttggtccgcgccgccctagcgtgtgggcgcctcgtcgccccacttcgtttcctccccggacttctggaagctttgtgaaaaaataagatcctgggcgttgatttcgtccaattccgagaatatttccttactagtatttctgaaacaaaaaacaacagaaaacagcaactggctcttcggcatctcgttaataggttagtgccggaaaatgcataaatatgacataaagtatgcataaaacatgtaggtatcatcaataaagtggcatggaacataagaaattatcgatacattagAGACGTATCATGGATCTCATCTTGTATTCAATTGTACTATCGTATTCCATTCATATATTTGAGATTATGTTTATTCCtttcatgtgtgagtagtcccTTTGTTCTTGGGGACAGATGCATAAACCCTAGCTATATTATGATATGAAGTAGCCTccgggaagagagagagagggagagagagagctacCCTTTGAAGTATGATACTATGTACGACGTAAAGTGATATACCGTGGTTAGCACACTATCATATGGATGAGGGGGATAAGGAGGGACTCATTATCCTTGTGTCGATAACCATGGAGAAACCCTTAATTGTGATGGATTAGCAGGTGATTTTCTAAAGATCATTGCAGTGGTTATTCGGAGATGTACTAGTAAATCTTAATACCGAGCTCTCCCCATACATAACATAACCAAAGACATATATTATCTTGCCCATACTTAATAGCAACACTAGTGGTGTATCCTACGCTCCTCGAGAACACTTTAACCATATTGTCATTTCCTGCAACCATACTCGTTTCTCTGGGTACATTAGCTCATTTCTTTGTACTTGTTTACTTTTCTCTCAAACACCAAACAACCTCGGAAATTCGATTTGCCTCCCGGGTgtatatgctccctctaccaaaaaattatGTTTCGAAATATTGACATTTTTTGACAAAaagttctacatgtacatctccatacaatatgtgtgttcgtcaagtttcgcgaggaaccaatatttttttgtggtctatgtaaaaaaacaGAGAAAAATTATCTTCTGGAAGCCTTATTTTTaccatttattttattttagtttacacacgccacatgacaAGTCGATTTATATGCTctcatgtgccaaaacatcattCCCCAACAACCTTTATATCCTATAACTTGGAATTATAATAACTTGCAAGTATTCTCTAGATAGTGAGGGGCATAAAAACCTTACCAATAGCTCTCCTAGTTTGTCTTACTTTGAACTAGCTACAATTCGTCTATGCACTTGCAGTCATCATGTTATAAGTTTCAGATCAATTCAAGGGTTCAATGGTAATGACTTTAGCTCTGGGGCGCTCGTCATTAGGGGCACATGCACGAAGATTTCTTACTGTTATCAACAACGTCAGACCGGCTCCAGTAAAGGGGCGACGACATTGGCGCGCTTGCTTTGGCCGCAACAGTGGTCGTTTGGTGGTCCAGGAACCTCGATATAATTTTTGTTATGTTTAGGATGCTTTGTACTTCTAGTGAACTCATGAAATAAATTTGAAACATCCTGAAACAAAAGTCACAACGACAATAAACTGTTTAAAAGATTCAAAAATTATATTTCTAAGTTtcgaaaaattctgaaaaaaatgatTCATGATGTAACCGTGCAAATTTTCAATTGAAAAAAAATATGCACTTTAGGGTACACAAAAATAGCAAAAGTATAGATCTAAGGATAGTGATTTCAAATCTCTAAACAAACAAACTTTGTCATTTTTATGTAGCTTAGAATATAAAACAATGAAATTAAGATCTAAACGTTAGTGGGATATATTATTAGCTACTTTTAGGAGCCAAAATAACTTTCAGCAAAAGAATGCGCATCTTTCAACTTTTTCCTGTTTCGTTTTTTTCCTCGGGTGAAAccccctttttctttttttactGAGACGGCCGCATTAGCTCATCGCCATCACGCCTCCGtggccgccgctgccgctcaatTGATCCATTAGCCGGCCGACAGTGCATCTCCCGACGAGCTCTGGCGCGCGGCGGGGCAGGGTCTTTGCCCCGCTACTGGTGTTGGTCATGGCAATGGTGCGGGCGCGACCCGCGCGGCTGCTAGCGCTGCCGATGGGCGATGGTACCCTCCCTACGCTTTATTCGGTCATAATCTCAGTACATGCAGTTATTCTGTTGGTTGAGTGCCTTGTGCACCTTCGATTCGTCTCGCTGATTGTGCTGTTCGGGTGGTGATTCTCAGAAAAAAACTATTGTTCGTGAATTTACCTCAGACATCGTTGGCGATTTTGATTTACGACTCATACATACTACTCTGCATATGTGCAGGTTGCTATAATGGTTTCAATTTTAAGTAGATGGCTATGATGCTGCTGGAGTGGAGACATGCCACTATCACTATGGTTTGCTGCATCAAATCTCCCTCGATTGGGGTATTTTGTTTAGCTCTCTGTATTTCCATTTGTTCTGTTCCTTTGACCAAATGTACCTTTTTTTCAATGCTAAAGTTTTAGTTCCAATCTACTCAGACTTTTAGCACTCCATAAGCTATTGTAGGAATATGCCATAAGCTAGTACCTCCCTGGCTCCATTTGTGTGTTCTCTCATTGGGCTATTTGCATTTTGGTGGCTAGTATACCACTTCGTTTTGCAGTTTGGATTTATGTGTGGTTAAATCCTTGGTCTTTGAGAATTGAGCCTTGGTGATTTTCCCGCACCACTCTTGTTTGTCTTCCACATATATGGGATATATACAGTACACAAAAAAAACCTTATCTAGGATATGGGTAAGTAATTGTGAGCCCGTTCTTCGATATGTCTTCAAAGATCACCTCCGACCGGTTGTACATGTAGACGCCTTGCTGGCATGGCGGAGAAGCTGAGTTTGAGTTTTCTCCGAAGAAGAAAGCAGGTTGTTCTGGTGGCTGAAGCGCCATGTCGTCCCTGTTCAACATGAAAATGATGGATGGAATGTCAGGCCTGTCGTCGGGGTCTGATTGGACACACAGCAACCCAATGTGGATACATCTTAGCGCCTGGATTCGGGAATGTCCTTCAAGTGATTGATCAATCATTTCTGATATCATCCCTTTTGTCCAGCAAGTCCATACCTGTTCACCATCACTTTGTTACTTGATAATTTACTTCCAGACATGATAATATGGTTGCTGTGATATACAGATCCACTTACATCACTTAGGAGATTCACCGTGTCCGTGTCGGAATCATCAGAGCCGCAGTTCCTCCTCTTGGTTACAATTTCAAGTGCCAATACACCAAAACTGAAAATATCAATCTTTGGAGACACATTTCCATGTATAGCATACTCTGGCGCCATATACCCGCTGCAGAAGATTACCAGTTAGGCATAGAACCACACATTTTGATTTCTCCACTAAAATAAAACCCTCTTGTATGCATGAGCTTACTATGTCCCAACAACTCTAGTTGTCCTGGTTTGAGTATGGCCTCCTTCTTGCAGCCTAGCTAAACCGAAGTCTGCAATCTTGGGATCCATGGCATCGTCGAGCAGAATGTTGTTAGCCTTCAGGTCCCGGTGGATGATCCTTACGCTTGAGTCCTCGTGAAGATACATTATTCCCTTTGCAATCCCGAGAATTATGTTGTACTCTTGATCCCAATTTAGTGTATTTCTTCTGCTAGCATCTACTGCGAGATAATAACAGACCATCTTATGAACTAGATAAAAGAAACTGCAACAATTCCTCGCACTACCAATATGTACTTATCTAAACTATGGCTGGATTAAACAATGTACACAGGTAAAATAATTGTCACTTCATAATGTATCTATTCTTGGCATGCTCTGATGGATAATTTTTATCTCAATCATAGGTTTAAGTTTTCTATGAGACCTACCACCTAATATAGATTTCAAAATATAACCATCTTATGAACATGAATTAGAAAGTGTAACTCAGAGAAAGTATGAGTTTTTAGGACATGGAGAAGTGAATGGAGCAGGGAGATACCAAAAAGAAAGTTGTCGAGGCTCCCATTCTTGATGTATTCATAGACAAGTAGCATCTCATTCTGATGCAGGCAAAATCCCTGTAACCTTACAAGGTTCTTGTGCTGGAGCTGCGCCAGAACCAGCATTTCATTGCGTATCTGATCTAGTCCCTGTCCAGTACTATCTATAAGTTTCTTCACTGCTATTTCTTGCCCATCTGGGAGGTTTCCCTGAAGAAGATTATTGTGTCAGTAGGAACACAGGCTGCCGTGGATAAGTTTCAACTACATTCTTGTTTATTTATACCTTATATACTGTTCCAAAACCACCTTCTCCAAGCTTATTCTTCTCCGAGAAGTTTCCAGTTGCCTCTTTTAGTGTGGGAAATTCGTAGATAGTGCACTTCCCTCTTGCCATTCTGTTAAATGCTGGTTGTACAGAAAAGAGAGATATCCATAAATTACAAATTTCAATGTCCAAGACTTTGAGTAATCAGTCACTTGCTCACCATTATCACGCTTGTTGGCCTTTCTTCTCTTCAAGCGAATGACAGTACAAACTGTAAGAATCAATATCATCACTGCAAAACAAGCGACACCTGCAGAGATCCCTGCAACTCTCCCTTTCCTCCCTGGATTGGAATCATTGGATACGTTAAACGCAGAATTCAAGTTGTAAATGATGTGAAATATGCGCGAGACAGGAAATCTGAGAAGCAAACCCGACCTGTTCCTGCTTCTGCAGGAGCAATTGAAGGCACGGTCGCCGGTGCTGGTGCCGGCGGCGCTGAAACCTTCACCATTGCGCTGCCTGTGTAGAATGGGTTCACGCTGTACCTCAGGTTGCACCAAATCCCAAGAACTCTCCCCCTGGGCATCCCCTTCAACCACCACGGCATGGCTCCGATGAAGTCACTGAGGCAGCTCCGGCACTGCGCCGCCGTCATCTCTGGCACGCACTGAGCCAGCCCGTAAATCATGGGGTAGTGCGTCGCGTCGAAGTTCTCCTCGCCCGTGGCGAAGTACTTCTTGGTGGAGTTGCCGCGCGCGGTGACGGCGTGGTCGACGGTCGCGTTCATGAGCGCGACGGTGGCTGCGGTAAACCAGGCTGCCGAGACCGTGAGGTTCTCCGGGTCCACGGTTGTCACTCTAACCGGCGAGTTAACGCCGACAAAGTCGAGGAAGCGCTGGTCGGAGAAGCGGAGGACGCAGTCGTCCTGGTAGATGGTCACGTCCTTGCTGTTGGGGCACTCGCGCTGCGCTCCGGGAAACCCTGCCGCGACGCAGGCGCGGCAGGTCGAGGCGTTTGCGTCGCCGCGGCAGAGCGCCAACGCAGAGATCAGGTCTGGCACCACGCCCACGGTGGCCGTTGCGAAGCCAGCAGGCGTGGCCGAGACATTCGCGGGGAGTGCCGCGGCGAGGAGGCCGAGGTTCGCTTGGTAAGTGCTGTTGGCCGCGTAGATGCCGCTGCCGCATGTCGATGCCTGCCACGGCGTCGGCTGTGCCGCGGCCAGCGGCAGCAGCATGATGACCGCCGCGGCGGCGAGAGCGAGGTAACAGCCGAGCATGGTTGTTTGTGGCAGCAAGCGATGAAAGGCTTCCCGTCAGTCGCGAGTTGGCTAGACAATCTAGAAACAGCCAACATACCATTGCCCTGCAACTTCAGAAATGAAGAATAACAGTAACAACGCAAGTGGCTTCTTTTGACCAATCATTATACGGAGTACTCCGTAGTCGAGAAACGCATCTTGTCCGCGTCAGGACAATGGGCGCACAAGGTTTTTCCGCGTCAGGACAATTCACAATCGTTGCCGTCGGGTTAGGGGCTTATGGACTTAACAAGGTATGGCATATTGGCAACTCGCATTGCAATGTGTGGGCGACCGCCGCTCACTGGTCAAGTCC
This region of Lolium perenne isolate Kyuss_39 chromosome 2, Kyuss_2.0, whole genome shotgun sequence genomic DNA includes:
- the LOC127333228 gene encoding cysteine-rich receptor-like protein kinase 10 isoform X3, with amino-acid sequence MLGCYLALAAAAVIMLLPLAAAQPTPWQASTCGSGIYAANSTYQANLGLLAAALPANVSATPAGFATATVGVVPDLISALALCRGDANASTCRACVAAGFPGAQRECPNSKDVTIYQDDCVLRFSDQRFLDFVGVNSPVRVTTVDPENLTVSAAWFTAATVALMNATVDHAVTARGNSTKKYFATGEENFDATHYPMIYGLAQCVPEMTAAQCRSCLSDFIGAMPWWLKGMPRGRVLGIWCNLRYSVNPFYTGSAMVKVSAPPAPAPATVPSIAPAEAGTGRVAGISAGVACFAVMILILTVCTVIRLKRRKANKRDNAFNRMARGKCTIYEFPTLKEATGNFSEKNKLGEGGFGTVYKGNLPDGQEIAVKKLIDSTGQGLDQIRNEMLVLAQLQHKNLVRLQGFCLHQNEMLLVYEYIKNGSLDNFLFDASRRNTLNWDQEYNIILGIAKGIMYLHEDSSVRIIHRDLKANNILLDDAMDPKIADFGLARLQEGGHTQTRTTRVVGTYGYMAPEYAIHGNVSPKIDIFSFGVLALEIVTKRRNCGSDDSDTDTVNLLSDVWTCWTKGMISEMIDQSLEGHSRIQALRCIHIGLLCVQSDPDDRPDIPSIIFMLNRDDMALQPPEQPAFFFGENSNSASPPCQQGVYMYNRSEVIFEDISKNGLTITYPYPR
- the LOC127333228 gene encoding cysteine-rich receptor-like protein kinase 10 isoform X2; this translates as MLGCYLALAAAAVIMLLPLAAAQPTPWQASTCGSGIYAANSTYQANLGLLAAALPANVSATPAGFATATVGVVPDLISALALCRGDANASTCRACVAAGFPGAQRECPNSKDVTIYQDDCVLRFSDQRFLDFVGVNSPVRVTTVDPENLTVSAAWFTAATVALMNATVDHAVTARGNSTKKYFATGEENFDATHYPMIYGLAQCVPEMTAAQCRSCLSDFIGAMPWWLKGMPRGRVLGIWCNLRYSVNPFYTGSAMVKVSAPPAPAPATVPSIAPAEAGTGRKGRVAGISAGVACFAVMILILTVCTVIRLKRRKANKRDNAFNRMARGKCTIYEFPTLKEATGNFSEKNKLGEGGFGTVYKGNLPDGQEIAVKKLIDSTGQGLDQIRNEMLVLAQLQHKNLVRLQGFCLHQNEMLLVYEYIKNGSLDNFLFDASRRNTLNWDQEYNIILGIAKGIMYLHEDSSVRIIHRDLKANNILLDDAMDPKIADFGLARLQEGGHTQTRTTRVVGTYGYMAPEYAIHGNVSPKIDIFSFGVLALEIVTKRRNCGSDDSDTDTVNLLSDVWTCWTKGMISEMIDQSLEGHSRIQALRCIHIGLLCVQSDPDDRPDIPSIIFMLNRDDMALQPPEQPAFFFGENSNSASPPCQQGVYMYNRSEVIFEDISKNGLTITYPYPR
- the LOC127333228 gene encoding cysteine-rich receptor-like protein kinase 10 isoform X1 — its product is MLGCYLALAAAAVIMLLPLAAAQPTPWQASTCGSGIYAANSTYQANLGLLAAALPANVSATPAGFATATVGVVPDLISALALCRGDANASTCRACVAAGFPGAQRECPNSKDVTIYQDDCVLRFSDQRFLDFVGVNSPVRVTTVDPENLTVSAAWFTAATVALMNATVDHAVTARGNSTKKYFATGEENFDATHYPMIYGLAQCVPEMTAAQCRSCLSDFIGAMPWWLKGMPRGRVLGIWCNLRYSVNPFYTGSAMVKVSAPPAPAPATVPSIAPAEAGTGRKGRVAGISAGVACFAVMILILTVCTVIRLKRRKANKRDNAFNRMARGKCTIYEFPTLKEATGNFSEKNKLGEGGFGTVYKGNLPDGQEIAVKKLIDSTGQGLDQIRNEMLVLAQLQHKNLVRLQGFCLHQNEMLLVYEYIKNGSLDNFLFVDASRRNTLNWDQEYNIILGIAKGIMYLHEDSSVRIIHRDLKANNILLDDAMDPKIADFGLARLQEGGHTQTRTTRVVGTYGYMAPEYAIHGNVSPKIDIFSFGVLALEIVTKRRNCGSDDSDTDTVNLLSDVWTCWTKGMISEMIDQSLEGHSRIQALRCIHIGLLCVQSDPDDRPDIPSIIFMLNRDDMALQPPEQPAFFFGENSNSASPPCQQGVYMYNRSEVIFEDISKNGLTITYPYPR